The Sesamum indicum cultivar Zhongzhi No. 13 linkage group LG6, S_indicum_v1.0, whole genome shotgun sequence genome has a segment encoding these proteins:
- the LOC105163300 gene encoding protein ANTAGONIST OF LIKE HETEROCHROMATIN PROTEIN 1 isoform X2 translates to MAPPKKPSKIKKDAKKFQKGKKKKKNKNKNAKTVPVDNRAVDSEWWDVFWKKNTPDPVSNVPNDEEECFKHFFRVSKRTFEYICSLVREDLISRPPSGLINIEGRLLSVEKQVAIALRRLASGESQVSVGASFGVGQSTVSQVTWRFIEAMEERARHHLKWPNSSQMERIKSGFEASSGLPNCCGAIDATHIVMTLPAVQTSDDWCDQENNYSMFVQGVVDFEMRFLDIVTGWPGGMPISRLLKFSGFYKLCESGGRLNGNVTMLSDGEETREYIVGGPSYPLLPWLITPFEGEELSVSMSEFNSILETARSASVKAFSQLKGGWRILNKVMWRPDKRKLPSIILVCCLLHNIIIDCGDSLHPDVALSSYHDSDYKGQICKQVDPAGRNIRDNLAKHLLGRKEMSVCT, encoded by the exons ATGGCTCCTCCCAAGAAACCcagcaaaatcaagaaagacgCGAAGAAATTTCAGAAaggcaagaagaagaagaagaacaagaacaagaatgctAAGACAGTTCCAGTTGATAATAGAGCTGTTGATTCTGAATGGTGGGATGTATTCTGGAAGAAGAACACTCCTGACCCAG TTTCAAATGTTCCCAATGATGAGGAGGAATGCTTTAAGCATTTCTTTCGGGTTTCTAAGAGGACTTTCGAGTACATCTGTTCACTTGTAAGAGAAGATCTTATCTCCAGACCTCCTTCAGGACTCATCAACATTGAGGGAAGGCTCCTGAGCGTTGAGAAGCAAGTTGCTATTGCTTTAAGAAGATTGGCTTCTGGTGAATCCCAAGTTTCAGTTGGAGCTTCCTTTGGAGTAGGCCAGTCAACAGTTTCCCAGGTTACTTGGAGATTTATCGAAGCAATGGAAGAACGTGCAAGGCACCATCTCAAGTGGCCCAACTCCAGTCAAATGGAGCGAATCAAATCTGGTTTTGAAGCATCTTCTGGATTGCCTAATTGTTGTGGAGCAATAGATGCTACCCACATAGTTATGACCCTTCCAGCCGTTCAAACCTCAGATGATTGGTGCGACCAAGAGAACAATTACAGTATGTTTGTGCAGGGAGTTGTCGACTTTGAGATGCGATTTCTAGACATTGTGACGGGGTGGCCTGGGGGTATGCCTATTTCCAGACTATTGAAGTTTTCTGGATTTTACAAACTTTGTGAAAGTGGTGGACGCTTGAATGGAAATGTGACGATGTTGTCTGATGGTGAGGAGACTAGAGAATATATAGTTGGTGGTCCAAGTTACCCTCTTCTTCCGTGGCTTATAACGCCATTTGAAGGTGAAGAACTCTCAGTTTCCATGTCTGAGTTCAATTCAATTCTTGAAACGGCAAGATCTGCTTCTGTTAAGGCATTTTCACAACTGAAAGGGGGTTGGAGAATCCTCAACAAGGTCATGTGGAGACCTGATAAACGGAAACTACCTAGTATTATCTTGGTCTGTTGTTTACTTCATAACATCATCATCGACTGTGGAGACAGCTTGCATCCAGACGTTGCCTTGTCTAGTTATCATGATTCAGACTATAAAGGACAGATCTGTAAGCAAGTTGATCCAGCAGGCAGAAATATTAGGGACAACTTGGCTAAGCATTTGTTGGGCAGAAAAGAAATGTCTGTATGTACATGA
- the LOC105163298 gene encoding protein NETWORKED 1D gives MAKLSHMDSRRMYSWWWDSHISPKNSKWLQENLTDMDVKVKSMIKLIEEDADSFARRAEMYYKKRPELMKLVEEFYRAYRALAERYDHATGVIRHAHRTMTEAFPNQVPLMFGDDSPASNISGTDPRTPEMPIPIGEFTDDSDSVARRKVLKQFNDSSGPVERVRRGLNFDEAEEKEQSTHSNENNHVKDQKLSKSDQEGDSKEILRLKEALAKLETEKEAGLVQYQQSLDKLSQLETEISKTREDFRVLSDQANKAENEVVALKEMLTRLEAEKESKLQDFQQCVDRISNLQAVISTAQEDAKKLNERATTAETEAQSLKSELDKLAVEKDAALDQYMQSLEIISKLENKLQLTEEDAKGFKERAEKAEGEVEILRQTISKLTEEKEAAALQYQQCLERISSLEHELTCAHEEAKRLNVEIDNGVFKLKDAEEQCLLLERSNQSLHSELESLMLKMGTQTQELTEKQKELGRLWACIQEERLRFVEAETAFQTLQHLHAQTQEELRAMASELQSRVQLLKVAETQNQSLQDEVLKVKQENKHLDELNASSALSIKDMQSEISTLMESKGKLKEEVELRLDQRNALQQEIYCLKEELNDLNKKHLSILDQVHVVGLNPESLGSSVKELQDENSSLKEICHRETSEKAALLEKLEILEQLLEKNSLLETSLADLNAELEAVRGKIEALERTCQSLLQEKSTLSEEKAILMTQLEDTNKNLEKLSEKNRVLENSLSDAHNQLEALMAKSKILDDSCQLLVNEKAGLKSENDGLTSQLEKTQIMLEDLERLYGELEGRCIGLEKENESSLLKVEELQRSLNVERQEHASYVQMNETRFSGAETEMRLLQAENEQRKIELDQMLDNAIDNEINITVLRITAQEMKENNCSLLIKNQKLLEESSLSEKKISQLRQNIFDQQDEIKSLSDQSRSLRAGTYQLLKVLDIVQEGECEDKSEQDQVNINQLLCKLQSMKKSLSEAEEENLEWTVELSVLLTWIRQLKLDSQNLELERSKIEHEFKVKTQQVTVLQNEALTLLEMNEELRSKLMEGECNMEALTNQIEDLNRKLMDMQGTCQVLQREKSEISQEKRSLMDNILHLEGKNDFLEEENSALCGEVLALETLSLIFRSFADEKCMALRELGDDRDKLHDINATLMGKLSLTEGRLEESKTENLHLEERLQKTQDELKVVATAKDQLSVEIENGKKLLHKMALQLQEAEEKISLVEIEKLELNRSVENVNMEYNEVKMARDQQENQILKLSVENDHLSRENYCLREASQKLEVELHELQSEHNNSKIQEENLHIELQKKLGEINELETRAASVFGQLQCSLVSQLLYEQKFHELHEACLGYVDQNEDLKTQLAAFGPEIASLKECISSLENHTDIHIKFQNPENEQLQDAQVTNDDKKALMPSTFSDLRDLRIRLQAIVKAAVEIKEVMVQENNDLRSKLDASVRQLELLQSESGRYRRNMSSTSEITVADNVLLTKDIVLDQVSDGPSQRYNKREPADMDNQIVELWETADPDGTVGLTIGKSKKTVSPSSIGNSDFDHVKSMKKQKGVPTSDSLIEKELSIDKLEISKRSTDSLQEGNKRKLLERLDSDVQKLANLQITVQDLKRKLEVTEQGKRGKAVIECEALKGQLGEADMAIMKLFDISGRLMKNIDNRSFSDSKSSLDLEDEGNSRRRKVSEQARRMSEKIGRLQLEIQKLQFRLLKLDGELEGKAKMSESKRRVLLRDYLYGAGRTGQRRKKGHFCACVQPSTVED, from the exons ATGGCAAAATTGTCGCATATGGATTCTAGACGAATGTACTCCTGGTGGTGGGATAGCCATATAAGTCCCAAGAACTCAAAATGGCTCCAAGAAAATCTCACAG ATATGGATGTCAAAGTTAAATCAATGATAAAGCTCATTGAGGAAGATGCGGATTCCTTTGCCAGGAGGGCAGAGATGTATTACAAGAAACGACCAGAGCTTATGAAATTGGTTGAGGAGTTTTATAGAGCATATCGTGCGTTGGCAGAAAGATATGACCATGCAACCGGTGTGATTCGTCATGCCCACCGTACTATGACAGAAGCTTTTCCAAATCAAGTCCCATTGATGTTTGGTGATGATTCGCCAGCAAGTAATATTTCCGGGACTGATCCGAGAACTCCTGAGATGCCAATACCG ATTGGAGAATTCACGGATGATTCCGATTCTGTTGCTAGAAGAAAGGTCTTGAAACAGTTCAATGATTCGTCTGGGCCAGTTGAGCGTGTGAGAAGGGGTCTTAACTTTGATGAGGCTGAGGAGAAAGAACAAAGCACTCATAGCAATGAGAATAACCATGTCAAGGAtcaaaaattgtcaaaatctGACCAGGAAGGTGATTCCAAGGAGATTCTACGGTTGAAAGAGGCCCTTGCGAAACTGGAAACTGAGAAAGAAGCTGGCCTTGTTCAGTACCAACAAAGTTTGGATAAACTGTCCCAGCTTGAGACTGAGATCTCTAAGACCAGGGAGGATTTCAGAGTGCTAAGTGATCAGGCAAATAAAGCTGAAAATGAAGTTGTTGCCCTGAAGGAAATGCTGACCAGATTAGAAGCTGAAAAGGAGTCTAAGCTTCAAGACTTCCAACAATGTGTTGACAGGATATCTAATCTGCAGGCTGTAATATCTACTGCTCAGGAGGATGCCAAGAAACTTAATGAAAGAGCCACTACTGCTGAAACTGAAGCGCAATCCTTAAAATCTGAACTTGATAAGCTGGCTGTTGAAAAGGATGCAGCTCTCGATCAGTACATGCAATCGCTGGAGATCATATCAAAGTTGGAGAACAAATTACAACTTACTGAAGAAGATGCCAAAGGGTTCAAAGAGAGAGCTGAAAAAGCAGAGGGTGAAGTTGAAATTCTGagacaaaccatttccaaatTGACTGAGGAAAAGGAGGCTGCAGCTCTGCAATACCAGCAATGCCTGGAGAGGATTTCGAGTCTAGAGCACGAGCTCACATGTGCCCATGAGGAGGCCAAGCGCCTCAATGTAGAGATAGATAATGGAGTATTCAAGTTAAAAGATGCTGAAGAACAATGTCTCCTCTTAGAAAGATCAAACCAGTCTCTGCACTCTGAGTTGGAATCCTTGATGTTGAAGATGGGGACTCAAACTCAAGAGCTTACTGAGAAGCAGAAGGAACTAGGAAGATTGTGGGCTTGCATACAAGAAGAACGATTGCGCTTTGTGGAGGCTGAGACTGCTTTTCAGACTTTGCAGCATTTGCATGCCCAGACTCAGGAAGAGCTGCGGGCTATGGCTTCTGAGCTGCAGAGCAGGGTGCAACTCTTGAAGGTTGCAGAGACCCAAAATCAGAGTTTGCAAGATGAAGTTCTGAAGGTAAAGCAGGAGAACAAGCACCTTGACGAGCTCAATGCATCTTCTGCTTTGTCAATAAAGGATATGCAAAGTGAGATATCTACCTTGATGGAATCTAAAGGGAAACTTAAGGAGGAAGTTGAGCTTCGACTCGACCAAAGAAACGCGCTACAGCAAGAAATATATTGCCTAAAAGAGGAGCTAAATGATCTGAACAAGAAGCACCTTTCCATTTTGGACCAGGTGCATGTAGTAGGCTTGAATCCAGAATCCTTGGGATCATCAGTGAAGGAATTGCAGGACGAGAATTCCAGCCTGAAAGAAATTTGCCACAGGGAAACTAGTGAGAAAGCAGCTCTCCTGGAGAAGCTGGAAATTCTGGAGCAGCTACTTGAGAAAAATTCCCTTTTGGAGACCTCCCTAGCTGATTTAAATGCTGAACTAGAAGCTGTTAGAGGGAAAATAGAAGCACTGGAACGAACATGCCAATCTCTTTTGCAAGAGAAATCCACTCTTTCTGAGGAGAAAGCCATTCTCATGACACAACTAGAGGATACAAACAAGAACCTGGAAAAACTCTCAGAGAAGAATAGAGTTCTAGAAAATTCACTTTCTGACGCACATAATCAACTTGAAGCTTTAATGGCTAAATCAAAAATCTTAGATGATTCATGCCAGTTGCTTGTAAATGAGAAGGCTGGTCTGAAAAGTGAAAACGATGGTTTAACTTCTCAGCTTGAGAAGACACAGATAATGCTGGAAGACCTTGAGAGACTTTATGGAGAACTTGAAGGAAGATGCATAGGTCTGGAGAAAGAGAATGAATCAAGTCTTCTCAAAGTTGAAGAGCTGCAGAGGTCTTTGAATGTGGAGAGGCAAGAACATGCAAGCTATGTTCAGATGAATGAAACTCGGTTTAGTGGTGCTGAAACTGAGATGCGCCTTCTGCAAGCAGAAAACGAACAGAGAAAGATAGAACTTGATCAAATGCTGGATAATGCCATAGACAACGAAATTAATATAACTGTCTTACGCATTACAGCTCAagagatgaaagaaaataattgctCCTTGCTTATAAAGAATCAGAAGCTCTTAGAGGAATCCAGTTTGTCTGAAAAGAAGATCTCGCAATTAAGGCAAAACATTTTTGACCAACAAGACGAAATCAAATCTTTGTCAGATCAATCTAGAAGTCTGAGGGCTGGGACTTACCAGTTATTGAAGGTTCTTGACATTGTTCAGGAAGGTGAATGTGAGGATAAATCTGAACAAGACCAGGTTAATATCAATCAGCTGTTATGTAAACTTCAGAGTATGAAGAAATCCCTTTCCGAAGCTGAGGAAGAAAATCTGGAGTGGACTGTTGAACTATCGGTTCTTCTAACATGGATTAGACAACTTAAACTAGATTCACAAAATCTCGAGCTGGAAAGAAGCAAAATAGAGCATGAGTTCAAGGTCAAGACTCAGCAGGTCACGGTGTTGCAGAACGAGGCCCTTACACTTCTGGAGATGAATGAAGAATTAAGGTCAAAATTGATGGAGGGAGAGTGCAATATGGAGGCACTGACGAATCAGATTGAGGATTTGAATAGGAAGCTAATGGATATGCAAGGTACTTGTCAGGTCTTGCAAAGAGAGAAATCAGAAATTTCCCAGGAGAAAAGATCTTTAATGGATAATATCCTACACCTGGAGGGAAAGAATGATTTCCTAGAAGAGGAAAATTCTGCTTTGTGTGGTGAGGTGTTAGCCCTGGAGACCCTCTCATTAATTTTCAGAAGCTTTGCTGATGAGAAGTGCATGGCATTAAGAGAACTTGGGGATGATCGAGATAAACTTCATGATATAAATGCTACTCTTATGGGAAAGCTAAGCTTGACAGAAGGGAGGTTGGAAGAatcaaaaactgaaaatctTCACCTCGAGGAGAGGCTACAGAAGACACAGGATGAGTTGAAGGTTGTTGCAACAGCCAAAGATCAGTTGAgtgttgaaattgaaaatggaaAGAAGTTGTTGCATAAGATGGCACTACAACTTCAGGAAGCAGAAGAGAAGATAAGTCTAgtagaaattgagaaattagaattaaatagaAGTGTGGAAAATGTGAACATGGAATACAATGAGGTCAAGATGGCTCGAGACCAACAAGAGAATCAGATTCTTAAACTGTCCGTAGAGAACGACCATTTAAGCAGGGAGAATTATTGCTTGCGTGAAGCAAGTCAGAAACTGGAAGTTGAGCTGCACGAATTGCAAAGTGAgcataataatagtaaaatccaagaagaaaaTTTGCATATTGAGCTGCAAAAGAAATTAGGTGAAATTAATGAGTTGGAGACTCGGGCTGCATCAGTTTTTGGTCAATTACAGTGTTCCTTGGTCAGTCAGCTTCTTTATGAGCAGAAGTTTCATGAGCTCCATGAGGCATGCCTTGGCTATGTAGATCAAAATGAAGATCTCAAAACTCAACTGGCTGCATTTGGTCCTGAGATTGCATCATTGAAGGAATGTATATCATCCCTGGAGAACCACACCgatatacatatcaaattcCAAAATCCTGAAAACGAGCAATTGCAG GATGCTCAAGTTACAAATGATGATAAGAAAGCCTTGATGCCAAGCACATTCTCCGACTTGCGTGATCTGCGGATTAGGCTTCAAGCAATTGTAAAGGCAGCAGTCGAGATAAAAGAGGTAATGGTTCAAGAAAACAATGATCTTCGTTCCAAGCTGGATGCTTCAGTGAGGCAACTTGAGTTGCTACAATCTGAGAGTGGGCGATATAGGAGAAATATGAGCTCTACATCTGAAATCACTGTGGCAGATAATGTACTACTGACAAAAGATATTGTGCTCGATCAGGTATCAGATGGTCCATCTCAACGTTACAACAAGAGAGAACCTGCTGATATGGATAACCAAATTGTTGAGTTATGGGAAACTGCTGATCCAGATGGCACGGTTGGTCTTACCATAGGCAAGTCGAAGAAAACCGTCTCTCCATCCTCCATTGGCAATTCTGATTTCGATCATGTTAAGTCGATGAAAAAACAGAAAGGTGTTCCAACCTCAGACTCCCTGATTGAGAAGGAGTTGAGCATCGACAAGTTGGAGATCTCTAAAAGATCAACAGATTCCCTCCAAGAAGGGAACAAGAGGAAGCTCTTGGAAAGGCTTGACTCGGATGTTCAGAAGTTGGCAAATCTTCAAATTACAGTTCAAGACTTGAAGAGAAAACTTGAGGTTACTGAGCAGGGCAAACGGGGCAAAGCTGTTATAGAATGTGAGGCATTGAAGGGACAGCTTGGAGAAGCTGATATGGCCATCATGAAGTTGTTTGATATCAGTGGCAGATTGATGAAAAACATCGACAACAGGTCTTTCTCGGACTCAAAATCCTCACTCGACTTAGAAGATGAAGGAAACTCCAGGAGGAGGAAAGTCTCTGAGCAAGCACGAAGAATGTCTGAAAAAATCGGAAGGTTGCAGCTGGAGATACAGAAATTACAGTTTCGCCTGCTGAAACTCGACGGTGAATTGGAAGGAAAAGCTAAAATGTCGGAGTCGAAAAGAAGAGTTCTTCTGAGGGACTATCTCTACGGGGCAGGGAGAACAGGCCAGAGGCGTAAAAAGGGACATTTTTGCGCATGTGTCCAGCCTTCAACTGTTGAAGATTGA
- the LOC105163301 gene encoding sulfate transporter 3.1, whose protein sequence is MGNADDMNPSAESYNLDATGRHRVAVPPPQPFVKSLKNTLKETFFPDDPLRQFKNQPPRRRFILGLQYVFPILEWGPRYTLQFFRADLIAGITIASLAIPQGISYAKLANLPPILGLYSSFVPALVYAVMGSSRDLAVGTVAVGSLLMAFMLGNVVNAQENPKLYLHLAFTATFFTGLFEAALGIFRLGFIVDFLSHATIVGFMGGAATVVCLQQLKGILGLEHFTHATDVVSVMRSIFSQTHKWRWESALLGCVFLFYLLSSRYFSKKKPRLFWISAMAPLTSVILGSILVYLTHAEKHGVQVIGHLKKGINPPSIMDLNFDSTYLPTAIKTGIVTGVISLAEGIAVGRSFAMFKNYHIDGNKEMIAFGMMNIVGSCTSCYLTTGPFSRSAVNFNAGCKTAVSNIVMALSVMITLLFLTPLFHYTPLVVLSAIIIAAMLGIIDYGAAIHLWHVDKFDFLVCMSAYIGVVFANIEIGLVMAIGLSVLRVLLFVARPRTLVLGNLPDSKVYRSVDQYQNAHNVPGILILEIDAPIYFANTNYLRERISRWIDDEEDKLKSTGEMVALQYVILDLTAVGNIDTSGISMLDEVKKIIDRRGLKLALANPGGEVMKKLNKSKFLETIGQEWIFLTVGEAVGACNYMLHSCNTKTTSDVSEKYSNNV, encoded by the exons ATGGGCAACGCCGACGATATGAATCCCTCGGCCGAGAGTTACAACTTGGACGCCACCGGAAGGCACCGCGTGGCGGTCCCGCCGCCGCAGCCCTTCGTGAAGTCGCTTAAGAACACGCTGAAGGAGACATTCTTCCCCGACGACCCCCTCCGGCAGTTCAAGAACCAGCCGCCGAGGAGGAGGTTCATCCTGGGGTTGCAGTACGTCTTTCCGATCCTCGAGTGGGGCCCCCGTTACACTCTGCAGTTCTTCAGAGCTGATCTCATTGCCGGGATCACCATAGCCAGCCTCGCCATTCCGCAGGGGATCAGCTACGCTAAGCTTGCGAACCTGCCGCCAATTCTTGGCCTTT ACTCGAGCTTTGTCCCGGCGTTGGTTTATGCTGTAATGGGGAGTTCAAGAGATTTGGCAGTGGGGACGGTGGCGGTTGGATCTTTGCTAATGGCTTTTATGTTGGGGAATGTGGTGAATGCTCAAGAGAACCCGAAACTCTATCTTCATCTTGCTTTCACGGCAACTTTCTTTACCGGGCTGTTCGAAGCTGCCTTGGGCATTTTCAG GTTAGGGTTTATTGTGGATTTTCTGTCGCATGCAACCATCGTAGGGTTCATGGGAGGAGCAGCGACGGTTGTGTGTCTCCAACAGCTGAAAGGCATACTAGGGCTCGAACATTTTACGCATGCCACCGACGTTGTCTCGGTCATGCGCTCTATTTTCTCGCAAACTCATAAg TGGAGATGGGAAAGTGCTCTGTTGGGATGCGTTTTCCTTTTCTACCTCCTCAGCTCGAGATACTTC AGCAAAAAAAAACCTAGACTGTTCTGGATATCAGCTATGGCTCCATTGACATCTGTGATATTGGGAAGTATTCTGGTGTACCTCACCCATGCTGAGAAACATGGGGTCCAAGTG ATAGGACATTTGAAGAAAGGGATAAATCCACCATCCATTATGGATCTCAACTTCGATTCAACCTACCTTCCCACCGCTATCAAAACTGGCATTGTCACGGGCGTTATTTCTCTCGct GAAGGAATAGCAGTGGGTAGAAGCTTTGCAATGTTCAAGAATTACCACATTGATGGGAACAAAGAAATGATCGCTTTCGGAATGATGAACATTGTCGGTTCTTGCACTTCTTGTTACCTAACCACAG GCCCGTTTTCTCGGTCGGCTGTGAACTTCAATGCAGGATGCAAAACCGCAGTTTCAAACATAGTGATGGCACTCTCGGTGATGATAACGTTGTTGTTTCTAACACCTTTGTTCCACTACACACCGCTCGTTGTTCTATCTGCTATCATAATTGCAGCCATGCTCGGCATCATAGACTACGGGGCTGCCATCCATCTCTGGCACGTCGACAAGTTCGACTTCCTCGTCTGCATGAGTGCCTATATTGGCGTGGTCTTTGCCAACATCGAAATTGGCCTAGTCATGGCA ATAGGGCTGTCTGTTTTGAGGGTACTTTTGTTTGTTGCAAGGCCAAGAACATTGGTTCTTGGTAACCTTCCTGATTCTAAAGTTTACAGAAGTGTTGATCAGTACCAAAACGCACATAATGTTCCAGGGATTCTCATTCTTGAAATCGATGCTCCCATTTACTTTGCTAACACCAACTATTTGAGAGAAAG GATCTCAAGATGGATTGACGATGAGGAAGACAAACTTAAATCGACAGGAGAAATGGTCGCATTACAGTATGTTATACTTGACTTGACAG CTGTCGGAAACATCGATACAAGTGGGATCAGCATGCTGGACGAGGTTAAGAAGATCATCGATCGAAGAGGGCTCAAG CTAGCCCTGGCGAATCCAGGGGGTGAGGTGATGAAGAAGCTGAACAAGTCGAAATTCCTGGAGACGATAGGACAAGAATGGATATTCTTGACAGTGGGAGAGGCTGTGGGAGCCTGCAATTACATGCTTCATAGTTGCAACACGAAAACGACGTCCGATGTATCAGAAAAGTATAGCAACAATGTCTGA
- the LOC105163300 gene encoding protein ANTAGONIST OF LIKE HETEROCHROMATIN PROTEIN 1 isoform X1: MAPPKKPSKIKKDAKKFQKGKKKKKNKNKNAKTVPVDNRAVDSEWWDVFWKKNTPDPDCLAVSNVPNDEEECFKHFFRVSKRTFEYICSLVREDLISRPPSGLINIEGRLLSVEKQVAIALRRLASGESQVSVGASFGVGQSTVSQVTWRFIEAMEERARHHLKWPNSSQMERIKSGFEASSGLPNCCGAIDATHIVMTLPAVQTSDDWCDQENNYSMFVQGVVDFEMRFLDIVTGWPGGMPISRLLKFSGFYKLCESGGRLNGNVTMLSDGEETREYIVGGPSYPLLPWLITPFEGEELSVSMSEFNSILETARSASVKAFSQLKGGWRILNKVMWRPDKRKLPSIILVCCLLHNIIIDCGDSLHPDVALSSYHDSDYKGQICKQVDPAGRNIRDNLAKHLLGRKEMSVCT; the protein is encoded by the exons ATGGCTCCTCCCAAGAAACCcagcaaaatcaagaaagacgCGAAGAAATTTCAGAAaggcaagaagaagaagaagaacaagaacaagaatgctAAGACAGTTCCAGTTGATAATAGAGCTGTTGATTCTGAATGGTGGGATGTATTCTGGAAGAAGAACACTCCTGACCCAG ATTGTCTTGCAGTTTCAAATGTTCCCAATGATGAGGAGGAATGCTTTAAGCATTTCTTTCGGGTTTCTAAGAGGACTTTCGAGTACATCTGTTCACTTGTAAGAGAAGATCTTATCTCCAGACCTCCTTCAGGACTCATCAACATTGAGGGAAGGCTCCTGAGCGTTGAGAAGCAAGTTGCTATTGCTTTAAGAAGATTGGCTTCTGGTGAATCCCAAGTTTCAGTTGGAGCTTCCTTTGGAGTAGGCCAGTCAACAGTTTCCCAGGTTACTTGGAGATTTATCGAAGCAATGGAAGAACGTGCAAGGCACCATCTCAAGTGGCCCAACTCCAGTCAAATGGAGCGAATCAAATCTGGTTTTGAAGCATCTTCTGGATTGCCTAATTGTTGTGGAGCAATAGATGCTACCCACATAGTTATGACCCTTCCAGCCGTTCAAACCTCAGATGATTGGTGCGACCAAGAGAACAATTACAGTATGTTTGTGCAGGGAGTTGTCGACTTTGAGATGCGATTTCTAGACATTGTGACGGGGTGGCCTGGGGGTATGCCTATTTCCAGACTATTGAAGTTTTCTGGATTTTACAAACTTTGTGAAAGTGGTGGACGCTTGAATGGAAATGTGACGATGTTGTCTGATGGTGAGGAGACTAGAGAATATATAGTTGGTGGTCCAAGTTACCCTCTTCTTCCGTGGCTTATAACGCCATTTGAAGGTGAAGAACTCTCAGTTTCCATGTCTGAGTTCAATTCAATTCTTGAAACGGCAAGATCTGCTTCTGTTAAGGCATTTTCACAACTGAAAGGGGGTTGGAGAATCCTCAACAAGGTCATGTGGAGACCTGATAAACGGAAACTACCTAGTATTATCTTGGTCTGTTGTTTACTTCATAACATCATCATCGACTGTGGAGACAGCTTGCATCCAGACGTTGCCTTGTCTAGTTATCATGATTCAGACTATAAAGGACAGATCTGTAAGCAAGTTGATCCAGCAGGCAGAAATATTAGGGACAACTTGGCTAAGCATTTGTTGGGCAGAAAAGAAATGTCTGTATGTACATGA